A stretch of Aerococcus christensenii DNA encodes these proteins:
- a CDS encoding YSIRK-type signal peptide-containing protein: MSSQRKSASSLGGEKIPRYSIRKFSFGVASVAIASLFLFAGSSNLVSAAQISVETLPVEKTTKESAKPVKKEKIQTEKAPASVQAEGHSSQKGAERTTDKAKNNGPEASQLGESKPTPSKQHKLVKPNCGEVYNFNELTENEKKSILDQVSKANPGATVEFD; this comes from the coding sequence ATGAGTAGTCAAAGAAAATCTGCATCGTCATTAGGCGGAGAGAAGATTCCCCGCTATTCTATTCGAAAATTTAGTTTTGGAGTTGCGAGTGTGGCCATCGCGTCCCTATTTTTGTTTGCTGGGTCATCGAATCTCGTTTCAGCAGCTCAAATTTCAGTGGAAACGCTACCAGTAGAGAAGACAACAAAAGAAAGCGCTAAGCCAGTAAAAAAGGAGAAAATCCAAACTGAAAAAGCTCCAGCTTCAGTTCAAGCAGAAGGCCATTCTTCTCAGAAAGGGGCTGAAAGGACAACAGATAAGGCTAAGAATAATGGGCCAGAAGCTAGTCAACTAGGTGAATCCAAACCCACTCCTTCAAAACAACATAAGCTGGTAAAGCCAAATTGTGGAGAAGTTTATAACTTTAACGAACTCACTGAAAATGAGAAAAAAAGTATTCTTGATCAAGTAAGCAAAGCTAATCCAGGTGCAACCGTAGAATTCGATTAA